TTATTGACAAAACCAGTTGCGCATCTTGCTTCTTAGGCATGGCCCGGAAGTTGGGAGTGCAGTTCGGTCGGCAATAGTTGGTTAGCCACCGATCTGGGAATGGGACGTCCTGCCTTGGTAAGTCGGTATGTGGGAAGGTTGGAGTTGATAAAAAAAAGATGGGTGAAGAAAAAGGAAAGAATTTTGTCAAAAATGAAGATATGACCCTCTGCTATGGCCCTCCATTCTCGAGAGACAAGTGGTCTCATGTTGTTATGACCTTCGAAGGGTTCAACAACTTCGGAAAAAATGCGGTCGCCAAGCTATACATCGACGGAAAATTTCACAACGACCTCACCGGCTGGGACCAGATCTACACCTGGAACATTGATGTCGCCCAGATCCGTCTTGGAGTAAACTTCGTCGGTGCCATTGACGAACTCTCCCTGTTCAATCGAAATTTGTCACCAAGGGAAGTGGCCGACCTTTATGCGCTTGAGGACGGAGTGACGTCACTACTCGATTGATCGACTGAATAAATGCGGAAGAAATATATTCTTTTCGATAACGACGGAGTCCTTGTCGATACGGAATACTGGTATTACATGGCTACAAAACAGGCTTTGTCCGAAGTGGGAATCCACATCGACCGGGACCAATTCATGACTTATATGGTTAGTGGAAAAACCACTTGGGACTTGGCAAGGTCGCAAGGAGTCGATGAAGAAACTATTCAAAACAAAATGGTGGACCGTACGAGGTATTATCAAAATTGCCTTCGAACTGAGGACATCGAGATTCCCGGCGTGGAGGAGGTTTTGAAGGAGTTGTCGCAAACTTACAAAATGGCCATTATCACTACCTCGCATAGAGAGGACTTTGAAGTAATCCACAAAGACCGTTCCATCGCTTTCTACATGGATTTCGTCCTCGTTCGGGAGGATTACATTAACTCCAAGCCTGACCCCGAACCTTACCTGGCAGGCTTAAATAAATTCGGAGCCAATCCCGAACAGGCGCTGGTGGTTGAAGATTCCGAGCGAGGCCTTGTGTCCGCCCTTGCAGCCGGCATTGATTGTGTCGTGGTGCACAACGATTTCACCAAGAGCCACGATTTTTCCAAAGCCACCTACAAAATCAAAAACTTGGACGAGCTACCAAGACTATTGAAAGAACACGGGCAAACACTCAAGCTCCCATAATTGAGGCGACCACATGCCCTTCATTGACGTCGACCCGTTCAGGACGACCTTTGTGCATGTATACGACTTTAGTGTGATCCAAACCCAATAGGGCGAACATCGTGGCGTGTAGGTCATGCACGTGGACCTTGTCTTCGACAGCGTAAAGACCTAGCTCGTCAGTGGAACCGACTGTCGTTCCTCCGTGCACTCCTCCTCCAGCCATCCACATGGTAAAACCGGTTGGATTGTGGTCCCGGCCATCACCTTTTTCGCTCATGGGTGTTCGGCCAAATTCACCTCCCCAGACCACCAGGGTTTCTTCTAATAAGCCTCGACGCTTCAAATCCTGGATGAGTCCCACTATTGGTTGATCCACCGCAGCACACAGCTCGCTGTGGTCTTTTTCAATGTGATCGTGACTATCCCATTTACTACCGGCGCCATGGTAGAGTTGGATAAAGCGGACGCCACGCTCAACCAACCGGCGGGCCAACAGACAGTTTCTTCCGTACACTTCCGTCTCTTTTCTATCCATTCCATAAAGCCGTTTGGTTTCTTCCGTTTCAAGGGATAGGTCCACGGCTTCCGGAGCTTCGGCCTGCATGCGATAGGCCATCTCGTAACTGCGAATACGGGCTTCCAGATCCGTATTGGATTCACGCCCCGCCAAGTGCTCCGCATTGAGTTGATTGATAAATTCCAGTTTCTGACTTTGCCGGTCCATGCTGAATCCCTGGGGAGGATGAAGATTTGCAATCGGCTGCACTCCACTTTCCAGCAGCACTCCCTGATGAGTAGAAGGCATGAAACCCGCACCCCAGGAACGGGCACCGTTTACGACCATGGCATCCGTATCCTTGATCACGACAAAGCCAGGCAAATCGTTATTCACGGATCCCAGCCCGTAATCTACCCAGGAACCTAGCGAGGGCCGTCCGCCAAAGACCGAACCTGTATTCATCTGGCAAACGCCGCCGGCGTGATTGATACCGTCAGACACACAAGACCGGATCACACAGAGTTCATCTGCAATCTTGCTGTGATTGGGTAACCAGTCGGAAATCCACAAACCACCTTCTCCATGCTGCGCCCATTTACGCCTTGATTCGAGCAGCGGCGAACTGGCCTCACCCATCGCCGTAACCGGTTTTTCAAAACTTTCAGGTAGCGGTTGGCCGGCCAGTTTGTTGAGAAGCGGTTTCGGGTCAAAAAGGTCCAGGTGGCTGGGCCCTCCTTCCATAAAAAGCCAGATAATATTCTTTGCCCGGGCGCGCGCATGCGGAATTTTTGCAGATCCGAATTTCGAGGCGTGGGCCAGAGGAAGACCGGTCAATGCGCTTAAAGCCAGGGAACCGAATCCGCAACCGGCGGTGCGGAGAAAATCACGCCGGGAAAATGGATTGTCGTAATGATGGCAGGGCATATCTAATGCAAATACAAGAATGCGTTGGACGTTAGGAGAGCATGACAAAAGTCGGTAACAGCTCCAAAGAGCGGATCCTGAGCTTTTTCAAGTTTAGTGGGCAACAACCAGGATGCTCCATCAGGAATCGCAGTATGAGCGTTCGATCCGGAGAACTGCCAGTTCCACCGGCCTTCAGGATCGAGCCTGGAACTGATAAATAAATCTGACTCTGCCAATGCATAATCGGCAATGGAGAGCCGGGCAATCTGACCATTCCACAAATGCCCTTCATCGTCCCGACCTCCAAGAATAGTCTTCGAGCCCGAATAATGAATACGGTTGGTAATCGCATGTGCAACCGTTCTGCTTTCGAGAGGTGAATAGGGATCCGAAAGATCCTTGAAGTAAAATACAACACTCCCGCCGCCACGCTCATCATTCTGTTTACTGGCAGTTATCGCAGCCGCCAAATAAACCGGTTTTCCCAAAGGCACACGGAAACCGGAAGGAACCACTTCATACTCCATGTTACCGGCGCTATTCTCGCCGACAAGTTGAACGATAAAATTCCGCGGATCATATTTCGACCGGGTACTGGTCACACCGATACTCCAGCCTCCCCTTTCGTGATCCCCGTTCCATCGGGAGATCAGCGTGTTGACACTGGCATCCTCATGAAGGCTATCGAGAATAACCACCGCTTCCACCGTAAACGAGTCCCCAGTAATTTGCAGATCCGGGAGAACCAGGCGCTCGTAAGGGCTACCCGATTCAAGGTGAAGAGCCATATCCCCCAGAGACAAGGAATCATCGACCGAGGAGAATCCTTGCTGAATGGAGAACAGTGCCGATTCCTTGGAATCACTCATCCTCGGCACTCCGAGCAACTCCTCCTTCAACTTTTTTTGCTGGTTGGAAACAAATTCGATAGCCAATCGCAACTCCTCCTCAGACGCAGGACGATTATAAGCGATTTTGAAAGCCTCCGCCACCTGTTCATCGGTGATCTGGCTTGTATCCACCCCCAGAACACGCTTTGCGAAACTTGCAGCCCGTTGCAGTGGCCAATCACTATTCACCAGAAGCAACGATTGTATGGGAGTCGTAGTCTGCAAGCGGTCAGGCGCGGAATCGAATCCCTGTGGCGCATCAAAACTGTGAAGAAATTTTTCAGGACGATTACGCTGCTTTTTCACATACACACTGCGGACCGGCGAATCCCCTTCCTGGCTCGGACCTCCCGAACGGTATTCCATTTCTCCTGAGGCAACCAGCATGGCGTCACGCGCCTGCTCCGCACTGAGCCGGGTTGGAGGAAAGCGCCACAGTAGTCGATTGCCAGGGTCGACACGACTTGCCTGTTCATCTGGTTCACGAGCGGCAGTTTGCAGATAGGTCGCACTGGTCATAATCAAGCGGTGAATCGGTTTCAATTTCCAACCGTTTTCAATGAAGCGTGAGGTTAACCAATCTAACAGTTCCGGATGGCTGGGATCTTCACCCAGAGTGCCAAAGTCATTGGGTGTAGGAACAATGCCTTTGCCAAAATGATAATGCCACAGGCGATTGGCCATCACGCGAGTGGAGAGTGGATTCTCAGAGTCAGCGATCCAATTTGCCAAAGCCATCCGGCGTCCAGTGGTCGTTGCAGTCGGCTGGATGTCGGGCTTGGGATACCCTAACAGAGTCAGAAACGCCGGATCAACGACTTCCTTTCCATTACGCCCACCCAAGAAAGTAGGCACGGCTGAAGTTGAAATGTCGGTTGTAATAAATGCTTCCGGCGGCTCAACCGGTTTGCTTTTCTCGAGTTGCTTTAATTCTTCAAGCAAGACCTGGTAACGGGCAACTTTTTCAGGCTCTTTCGCTTTCA
This portion of the Verrucomicrobiota bacterium genome encodes:
- a CDS encoding DUF1501 domain-containing protein — encoded protein: MPCHHYDNPFSRRDFLRTAGCGFGSLALSALTGLPLAHASKFGSAKIPHARARAKNIIWLFMEGGPSHLDLFDPKPLLNKLAGQPLPESFEKPVTAMGEASSPLLESRRKWAQHGEGGLWISDWLPNHSKIADELCVIRSCVSDGINHAGGVCQMNTGSVFGGRPSLGSWVDYGLGSVNNDLPGFVVIKDTDAMVVNGARSWGAGFMPSTHQGVLLESGVQPIANLHPPQGFSMDRQSQKLEFINQLNAEHLAGRESNTDLEARIRSYEMAYRMQAEAPEAVDLSLETEETKRLYGMDRKETEVYGRNCLLARRLVERGVRFIQLYHGAGSKWDSHDHIEKDHSELCAAVDQPIVGLIQDLKRRGLLEETLVVWGGEFGRTPMSEKGDGRDHNPTGFTMWMAGGGVHGGTTVGSTDELGLYAVEDKVHVHDLHATMFALLGLDHTKVVYMHKGRPERVDVNEGHVVASIMGA
- a CDS encoding HAD family phosphatase — encoded protein: MRKKYILFDNDGVLVDTEYWYYMATKQALSEVGIHIDRDQFMTYMVSGKTTWDLARSQGVDEETIQNKMVDRTRYYQNCLRTEDIEIPGVEEVLKELSQTYKMAIITTSHREDFEVIHKDRSIAFYMDFVLVREDYINSKPDPEPYLAGLNKFGANPEQALVVEDSERGLVSALAAGIDCVVVHNDFTKSHDFSKATYKIKNLDELPRLLKEHGQTLKLP
- a CDS encoding DUF1549 domain-containing protein, which gives rise to MKRRISSVFGVVLAVAVSATIHGSTPAGEFPFTEEDYNWWAIQPLSDPEVPASKGDSWGRNPIDQFVLEKLNQAKLQPAPAANPYELVRRVYFDLHGLPPASDQVDQFVTAAGRDFDAAYAELLDTLLDSPRYGERWAQHWLDVARYAESDGYRADGYRKDVWLYRDWVIRSFNEDKPYDQFIREQLAGDEIDANDPDTVIATAFLRNGVYEYNQRDARFHWELIVNEMTNVTGEAFLGLGFGCAQCHDHKFDPILQKDYYALQSFLATIYWPDGKKLATPEALALYEAELALWNEKAGPIIAEIREIKKPYYHATRDYSIKQFPPDIQEMFNKHFADRSSYEKQMAELIEKQVIDQTGRVDYLKELKAKEPEKVARYQVLLEELKQLEKSKPVEPPEAFITTDISTSAVPTFLGGRNGKEVVDPAFLTLLGYPKPDIQPTATTTGRRMALANWIADSENPLSTRVMANRLWHYHFGKGIVPTPNDFGTLGEDPSHPELLDWLTSRFIENGWKLKPIHRLIMTSATYLQTAAREPDEQASRVDPGNRLLWRFPPTRLSAEQARDAMLVASGEMEYRSGGPSQEGDSPVRSVYVKKQRNRPEKFLHSFDAPQGFDSAPDRLQTTTPIQSLLLVNSDWPLQRAASFAKRVLGVDTSQITDEQVAEAFKIAYNRPASEEELRLAIEFVSNQQKKLKEELLGVPRMSDSKESALFSIQQGFSSVDDSLSLGDMALHLESGSPYERLVLPDLQITGDSFTVEAVVILDSLHEDASVNTLISRWNGDHERGGWSIGVTSTRSKYDPRNFIVQLVGENSAGNMEYEVVPSGFRVPLGKPVYLAAAITASKQNDERGGGSVVFYFKDLSDPYSPLESRTVAHAITNRIHYSGSKTILGGRDDEGHLWNGQIARLSIADYALAESDLFISSRLDPEGRWNWQFSGSNAHTAIPDGASWLLPTKLEKAQDPLFGAVTDFCHALLTSNAFLYLH